One Poecilia reticulata strain Guanapo linkage group LG19, Guppy_female_1.0+MT, whole genome shotgun sequence genomic window carries:
- the ldb3b gene encoding LIM domain-binding protein 3b isoform X1, whose amino-acid sequence MSTYTVTLNGPAPYGFRLQGGKDFNMPLTISRITPGSKAAGGSLTQGDIISSIDGVNTDGMSHLDAQNKIKSAINKLALTMQKSRRPVPVPTAAPRMDSPMPVIPHQKVIANTAANVEYTPSFNPIALKDSALSTHKPIEVRGPGGKATIVHAQYNTPISMYSQDAIMDAIAGQSQAKGHDSEEAGSPLAGVLPIKEPVVDCASPVYQAVIRAPDTNQDMSEWARRAANLQSKSFRILAHITGTEYLQDPDEEALQKSRERFESEVKGPRFAKLKNWHHGLSAQILNVQE is encoded by the exons ATGAGTACGTACACAGTGACTCTGAACGGCCCGGCTCCGTATGGCTTCAGGCTACAGGGAGGAAAGGACTTCAACATGCCCCTCACCATCTCCAGG ATAACTCCTGGCAGTAAGGCAGCAGGCGGCAGYCTGACCCAGGGCGACATCATCTCATCAATCGACGGGGTCAACACCGACGGGATGAGCCACCTGGACGCCCAGAACAAGATCAAGTCAGCAATCAACAAACTTGCGCTTACCATGCAGAA ATCCAGACGCCCTGTACCAGTTCCCACGGCAGCTCCAAGAATGGACTCACCGATGCCCGTCATCCCACACCAGAAG GTCATTGCCAACACAGCTGCAAA CGTGGAGTACACCCCCAGCTTCAACCCCATCGCTTTGAAAGACTCTGCYTTGTCCACTCACAAACCCATCGAAGTKAGGGGCCCGGGCGGAAAGGCCACTATCGTTCAYGCCCAGTACAACACACCAATCAGCATGTACTCRCAGGACGCCATCATGGACGCCATTGCAGGACAGTCGCAGGCCAAAGGACACGACAG CGAGGAGGCCGGCTCTCCTTTGGC TGGAGTTCTCCCGATCAAGGAGCCTGTGGTGGACTGTGCATCTCCCGTGTACCAAGCCGTGATCCGGGCACCGGACACAAACCAGGACATGTCTGAGTGGGCTCGCCGTGCCGCCAACCTGCAGTCGAAAAGCTTCAGGATCCTGGCTCACATCACTGGCACTGAATACC TGCAAGATCCAGATGAGGAGGCACTGCAGAAATCAAG AGAGCGATTCGAGTCAGAGGTCAAAGGGCCGCGCTTTGCCAAGTTGAAGAACTGGCACCACGGATTGTCTGCACAGATCCTCAACGTCCAGGAATAA
- the ldb3b gene encoding LIM domain-binding protein 3b isoform X2, whose protein sequence is MSTYTVTLNGPAPYGFRLQGGKDFNMPLTISRITPGSKAAGGSLTQGDIISSIDGVNTDGMSHLDAQNKIKSAINKLALTMQKSRRPVPVPTAAPRMDSPMPVIPHQKVIANTAANVEYTPSFNPIALKDSALSTHKPIEVRGPGGKATIVHAQYNTPISMYSQDAIMDAIAGQSQAKGHDSGVLPIKEPVVDCASPVYQAVIRAPDTNQDMSEWARRAANLQSKSFRILAHITGTEYLQDPDEEALQKSRERFESEVKGPRFAKLKNWHHGLSAQILNVQE, encoded by the exons ATGAGTACGTACACAGTGACTCTGAACGGCCCGGCTCCGTATGGCTTCAGGCTACAGGGAGGAAAGGACTTCAACATGCCCCTCACCATCTCCAGG ATAACTCCTGGCAGTAAGGCAGCAGGCGGCAGYCTGACCCAGGGCGACATCATCTCATCAATCGACGGGGTCAACACCGACGGGATGAGCCACCTGGACGCCCAGAACAAGATCAAGTCAGCAATCAACAAACTTGCGCTTACCATGCAGAA ATCCAGACGCCCTGTACCAGTTCCCACGGCAGCTCCAAGAATGGACTCACCGATGCCCGTCATCCCACACCAGAAG GTCATTGCCAACACAGCTGCAAA CGTGGAGTACACCCCCAGCTTCAACCCCATCGCTTTGAAAGACTCTGCYTTGTCCACTCACAAACCCATCGAAGTKAGGGGCCCGGGCGGAAAGGCCACTATCGTTCAYGCCCAGTACAACACACCAATCAGCATGTACTCRCAGGACGCCATCATGGACGCCATTGCAGGACAGTCGCAGGCCAAAGGACACGACAG TGGAGTTCTCCCGATCAAGGAGCCTGTGGTGGACTGTGCATCTCCCGTGTACCAAGCCGTGATCCGGGCACCGGACACAAACCAGGACATGTCTGAGTGGGCTCGCCGTGCCGCCAACCTGCAGTCGAAAAGCTTCAGGATCCTGGCTCACATCACTGGCACTGAATACC TGCAAGATCCAGATGAGGAGGCACTGCAGAAATCAAG AGAGCGATTCGAGTCAGAGGTCAAAGGGCCGCGCTTTGCCAAGTTGAAGAACTGGCACCACGGATTGTCTGCACAGATCCTCAACGTCCAGGAATAA